The genomic interval AGCAGGTCAGAGTGGCAGGTTCTCGTCaggaaggctgggaagatggaaaCCAGTGGTCTCCACCTTCCTCCCTCACAGATTGGCCTGTTTTCCCTGATAAAATTCCTCCCAGCGGCTCTCGAAGAAGCGGCGCATGATGTGCCCAGCCTTGCCCacttcagagtcatcctcattgAAGGTCTGGCAGTTGTCAAAAACCAGAAGGGCATCAGCTGCAAACTCCTCTGAGCTAGTGTACCTGGGCCAAGGGGAGAATGGGTTGTGAGCTCTtcagagctgagagagagagagagccagagagagcgagagcgagagcgagagcgagagcgagagagagagagagagagagagagagagagagagagagagagaggtcttctTACCCTCCCCGGAGCAGCCGTTCTCGCATGGTGGAAAAATCCATAGGGTTCTTGATGACTCGCCGGTACCCACTCACCAAGCGAGGGTTCACAGGCTCCAGGAAAGGCCAGGCTGCGTCGTGGGACTCCATCTCCATTAGGATGATCCTATTAGCACGGGAAGCACACACTgactcctccagcccctctggcACACACAGCCAGCCATCCCTACGATTCACTAACTCACTCGCAAAATGTGAGGTCACTGTGGTGGCTTCTCATTGAAAGTCGCCGTCTCTTGGAGGGCGAAAGGCCGTCTTCTGGGCACCGAGACACTGCTGGGCTTTCTCGACTCCTTGACAGAACCCGACGTCGACGGCTGTCACCCTCTGGGAAGTTCAGTGGAAAACTACTTTTCCGCTTCTGGCCTCGTTTTGGGAAACCAGGCCTCTGAGAGAATTCTTCTTCTACCTGCTGAGGATGGGCAAGGGAAGGGCagcagtgtgggtgtgtgctgCGTGTCCTCCTGTTCATCCGAGTCCCGCCTACCAGTAACTGTGCCTTCCAATGGTCAGACACACGCCAGCATGTGAGCTCAATCAGGTGATCAGCGGGAAGCGGGGCGATCATTATTACCATTGGACAGAGACATGGCTGGGGCTAAAGACTGACTCAGTCAAGGAGGACTCAACCCTAACATGCCGTCAGAGGCTCATCCCAGGAGAGCCGGGGGACAGGGACATCtgcggtttaaaaaaaaaaagcgacgAGAAGGAGAACCAAGCAGCAGAAACCTTACCTGGGCCAAACAGACAGTGCAGAACCAGTCTCCTTCTGGGACAGCCTCCATCTTGGGCCGATGACAATAAATGTGGCAGCCCCGGTCACAGCCATCACAGAGCAGGAGAAACTCGTCATTGTCGCCCTTCCGGCAGACCAGGCAGGTCTGGACCAGAGTTGTGAGGAGGCAGAGTGAGGCCTTCGCCCCCCTCTGCCTGTcgctgaccccacccccaccaaggcCCCAGACACTCACCACTTTGTTGACAGACTTCTCCCAGGCGATGGACCTCTCCAGCTGGCCCATGCACAGGCACACTTGGGCTGCGCTACGGCACCTCTCGAGTGTCTGCCGCCAGACACGAACACGCGGGGTGATCTCGTACGATATCTCGGTAGTGGTGCCATCAGGGGCACCGTCGGGGGTGCTCAGCAGGGccttctccaccaccacctcctgggcGGCCCAGAGGGGCTCCCGCAAGTATCGCCGCTCCACATTCTGTTCCAGAGCAGCGAGCCGCATCACAGCCAGGTCCAGAGGGTTGGTGTTCTGGCGCTGAGGGACAACCCCATCTCTGCCCCGTCCTCTCCAGGGGATCTCCTCCGGAGAGTCGGGCAGATGCTCGCAGTAGGCCAAGTCTTCTCGGGTAGAGTCTGGGCCTGGGCATGTCCAGCCCTTCCAGTGGGAAAGAGGAATAACACACATTGTAAAGGGAGGCGCTCCATGTCTTGGTAAGTCACTCGGGAAGAAGAAACCAAGGGCTTTTCCCGACACCCACCCCACAGCTGGGCGCAGTGGCTCCTGTCAGCAATCCCAGCGCCTggacagctgaggcaggaaaaatgCCTTGAATCCCAGGCAGGTCTCAACTacagagaccttgtttcaaaaaccagCACCTAGGGCCGGAGAGAGGGCGCAGCAGTTAACGGtgcgggctgctcttccagaggacccatattcagtccccagcacccacaacgggggctcacaacagtctacaaggcccagttccacaggatctgacCCTTTCggtctgagggcactgcacacccGTACCATGTGGAcacgcaagcaaaacacacacacacacacacacagacacacagacacacacacacacacaaatcaaaacaaaaagctaaaCGAAACCACAACCCCCCCCTAAATAGCTCCCACGCAGTGCTGACCCCAGTGTACCCGAATCTGCAGATCAGACAGGACAaccctctgctccagctcctccACCCACTGGAGCACAGCTAGGTCCGTCTCGTAAGTCTTCTCTTTGGGACACCAGCTCTTCAGTCCTTCTTCCGAGGCAGGCAGCTGACTAGGCTCAAAGATAGGGTCTGCGGAGAGAGAAAGCGGGGCGGTGGCCCGTCAGGCCCCTCTGCACAGCGGCCACTCCCGTCGAGCTGGCCGGCTGGGCTTCTCTTACTCACCAGTTAAGGGCTGTACGCAAACTTCCTGCAAGAagtccttgtgcttgctaagATGTTTGTGGAGCGCCTTCTCCCTGATGCCTCGGGGATGCAGTGCCTTGAGTATGACATCCAGTGTCTCAGGATCTCGGATCCACCACCAGCCAGAGCACATCTCTGTGTACAGAGGGTATGTATATGGGCCAGGGGATGGAAACCACATGAGTCACACTGCCCATGATGACAACTGCTATTACCTCCATGCTTACCCCATCCTAGCCAAGCTCGCTCACCAGGGGGGATAGGCTGGGCTGTCAGCTGGGTTAAGTAATGCTGCTCCACCTGCTTGAAGAACTTGCTAGGAGGTCTCCCCCTCCGCTTGGGTTGTCCCAGCCCGGTGGGACTCTGTGGCATTTCTTCAGAGTCTCCTGATGGCCTCTTAGAGCCCCCTCCAGGCAAGTGGGTGGAAGAGAACTGCCCTGGAGAACAGGGATTGGCAGCACCGGGTGTATTCATCTGTAAATACGGAGACATGAAGGAATGGAGCCATTTTATGTCTATAGGTTTCCCAACTTCAGGCTACAGCCTCACAGCTAGACACAGGAGCCCGGGGCAGGAGAAAGCAGACGGATCTGGCTACTTACTGGCTTAGAGGAGGCAggcagctggagggagggagcaggctgGTCCTCAGAAACTGCGGGGGGTGGTGTAGGGGCAGCATCACAGGGTATCTGGGCTGAGAAGCTAAACCAGGGTCCTTGAGGGGCAGGACAGGGTTCCGGCTCATCAGGATCTGGCTCCCCCAAAGACTGGGATGCAGCAGAGTCTCCCTTCCCTGGGCTGCTATCAGGTGTGAGGACGGAGCTGCTCAGCAGGGAACTGTGGTTCTGCGTCTGGCTCAGCCAAGACAGGAAGGCCGACTGGCTGAGGTCATGCTGGCTCTGACCCAGGGACAGAGGGGAGCCTTCCGGCTCTAGGAACCCATTATTTGATGGGGGATGGGATTGAAGATGGGGCTGGATGGAAGCCTGAAGCTGCAGATGAGACTGAGGTTCTGGCTGAACTTGAGGCTGGGGTTGTTCTGAATCATGGTCCCGAAGAGCAGATTTAGGGTGCCTAGGCTGCATAGACCCAGGCTTAGATTTTCGAGGTCGGCCTCGGGCGCGGGCAGGAGAAGCAGAGGTGTTGGAGCCAGTTAACTCTCTCTTTCCGGAGTCTGGGGCCGAGCAGGGGGTTGAAGGGACTGCTTCTGTCAAGTTCCCAGCTTCCTGCTTTATCCCCTCTTCACTACCTGTAAAGAGACAGAGAGCTCCAGACGGACTGCTGGACAGTGGGAAAGAAGGGAATCTACAAACGCGGACACACTTGCTTTCTAAAACCTGTTAGGATTCTACTGGTTAACAGCTTAAGTCAATGGACAGAGCATCTGAGGAAGaagtcttgtttttgagacagtctctctccatgtagccctggccagcgctgaactcactatgtacaccagactggccttgattcAAAAGACAGACCTGCTCTAAATAATGCCTAGTCACAGCATAATCTAAACTGCTTTACTGGGAAACAACCACAGGTTAAGCacttgttttccgagacagggtacTGCTATCCAGTTCCGTCTGTCCTTGACCTCGAGGTCCTCTTGGCtcagcttcccaagcactgggatcagTCTTTAGCTACACCTCAGTTTAGTCCCAAAGATACCCGTGCAACGCccgccactgagccacacctagACTCTGTCAAGCACTATCAACATTTTAATCCCTCCCACCCCTCAAGatagggtgtctctgtgtagctccagctgtccttgaactcagagatccaccggcctcttcctctcaagtgctagaattaaaggtgtgcaccactactctCAGGCTTACACATATTTATTCTTAGTAGTCATTGAAAAACAACTAtgtgaggcaggcggatctctgtgagtttgaggccagcttggtctacagggcgagatccaggacaggcaccagaactacacagagaaaccctgtcttgaaaaaccaaaccaaacaaaacaacaaaaaacaaacaaaaaaaaaaggggggggggaagaaaaacaattatatgtatgtatggactCCTTGAAGTTACAAGCCACGTGACAcggatgggtgctgggaatgcacctcaggtcccctggaagaaccgtgcatgctcttaaccattgtcCCGTCTCCAGCCCCAATTCTCAGGTGTCTCATGAAGTACATTACTACCAACACGGCCACTGTTCCCAGATGAAGAGACCGAAGCGTGCAGCCGGCAAGCAGTTTTACACTAGAGCCGGTGCTGCATCAGGAAACTGAAGACTGAACTCAGAATTCAAGCCTCAGACACACCTACCTGAGCTCCCCTCTGAGCCTTCCACAAAGATTCCAGCCAAACACGGCAATACCCAGTAGTGGCGTCTGTAGCGGTCCTGACCCAGAGACACTGCCCGAAGCATCTGGGATGAGTGAAGCAGCTTTTTTCTAAAGAAGAGCTGACGCTGGGTATGAAATGGAAAAAGACGATGAATAAACCATTTCCAGCGAGGCATGACGGATTTTAATATGTAGGAGGACTGAGGCTTATCTGCTTCCCTGGACAACAGATATAATCTAAAGAGGGGGACGATTCCTGCCAACTTTTGGGAGACTCAAAGACAATACCTTACTGAGTTTTTCTATCTGGCGCTCTAACTCTGGAATGCTGGATGCTGCAACATCAATCTGGGCAGAAGCAAACACACATTGAGAAGTGTGAGTTTCCAGACCCAAGAAAGAATGTTTTCTGGCCCACCCCGCCCTCCTTCCGTTGGGTCAGTACCTCTCCATCTCTTCGAGCCCTGCGGCCATGGACAGCTGCTctggtttcctcctcctcctcctcctctatgcCGCTGGCTTCCTCCATGATCCGAGAGCTGCGCCTCCGGCCCAGGCCTTCTTCTAGCCCTTCCATCATAACCTCAGGCCGCCCAGTTCTCTTGGCCAGAGCAGTtttcagtcttgaaaaacaagagatTAGGGGAGACTATATATGGAGAAGAACATAATGCCCAAAAAGAAACACCTGAGATGTACATTTTCCAGAGCCCCGGCAAAGGGCCGACCGAAGAAGGGCATCATAGCCAGGCAACATCCTGGCTGCCCTCTCTCTCTGGGTTCTAGTCTGCTGTGTCCTACCTCCGGAGTCGGCCTTCAACGATCCATTTGTTTTTCCTGTAGCTGGACATATTCTCCAGAGTCTTGTCAATCTCACTGCAGAGGAAAGGCAGATGATTTTTGAGGGAAAAGGggcagcaaaaaagaaaagaacaataagGTCTTACAAGGGGATTTCTGTCCGGTCACAACCTGGATGAATGACCAAGGCAGGCTTACACTGCCCAGGGAAGGGACCACGATTCTATCAAGTCATCATGCCAGCATCCTCAGAGAAGAGCAATGGACACTCACTCACCCTGGACTTGTGGAGAGctaaccctccccaccccaccccctcccaccccagccccgcCCCTCACTTGATGACCACGGTGGAGCCATTGAGCTCGTGCACGAGGAAGGCTAGAGCAGCAGCCTTCTGCTGGGGGGGCTGGGCCTGGAAGGGCTGGGTGCGCAGGCTGTCACACAAGGCCGGCTCCACGCGGTAGGCCATGAGGAAGCAGCGCAGTATCTCAGACACATTGTCTCTGGTCAGTGGGATCTCAGACACCTTCTCCCCCAAGATCTTCAGGGACTATTTGGAAGAAAACACAGTGGGAATCAGAGGGGAAATAGGAACAACTCAAGTTCGGTGAACCTGGGAGAAAACTACAAGGGCGAAGATAAAACTCTCAgagaaagccgggtggtggtggtgcacgcctttagtcccagcactcgggaggcagaggcaggcgggtctctgagttcgaggccagcctggcctatagagcgcgatccaggacaggcaccaaaactacacagagaaaccctgtctggggggtggggaacGGGGATGGACgacaaggaaaaaagaacaaaaaaatgtagccctggctggcctggaacttgttatgcagAACAGGCTTAAAGAGGCCtgtctggccgggcagtggtggcgcacgcctttaatcccagcactcgggaggcagagccaggcggatctctgtgagttcgaggccagcctgggctaccaagtaagctctaggaaaggcgcaaagctacacagagaaaccctgtctcgaaaaaccaaaaaaaaaaaaagaggcctgtCTGTCTCCGTATCCCAGGCACTAAAGTTAGAGGTGTGCATCATAACCCAGCTAAAAGAAattcttgtgaaaaaaaaaaaaaagagaaaaagactaaAAACTGCCAGGacgcggggctggagagatggcccaggggttaggagcactggctcctcttcccgaggatctgggttcagttcccagcatccacagggtggctcacaactgtctgtcactccagctccaggagacgacaccctcttctgaatcAGGAAGGGGTCTCACACCAACCACTTCTCTGGGTTcttggggagggcaggggggggTCTCACACCACTTCTCTGGGttcttgggggaagggagggtggggggtCTCACACCACTTCTCTGGGTTcttgggggagggcagggtggggggtcTCACGCCACTTCTCTGGGTTcttggggagggcaggggggggTCTCACACCACTTCTCTGGGTTCTTGGGGGGAGGcgcagggtgtgtgtggggtctcACACCACTTCTCTGGGTTCttcgggggtgggtggggggcgcACAGGTACGTGTTCTCAAAGAGAAAGCAGAACTGACTCCAACCCAGGGAAGCTCACCTGGCAGTAGGCGGGCAGACCGGGGTCACGGAGTGCAGCCCTCAGGAGCTGCACCAGCAGATCTTGCACTCGGCCCAAGCTGTCTCCTTGACACAGGAGGCCTTCCTGCAGGACTCCCAGACTAGGGACATCTTTGGTAAGGTCAAAGCCTAGCACTTTGCCAAAACTATGCAGGAACTCCACGATGGTTAAGCAGTCTGAGAAGGCCCTACTGGACAATGTCAAACCAGGGATGCGGGTGAAGtcaggcaggggctggggagataaaaTCGGGTAGGCATCCTGTTAGACTGACCAAGAGGCAATGTCTGGGTATTCAGAGGTCTTCTGTTAAATGTCCCAGAACTGGCCCTTCCATGACCTTCCTACCTGGTGGTCAGCTAGACACATGTCCTCCGTGGGCTTCTTCATCTCCTCCAAGATAGCCTGCTGCCTCTGCCGCTCCTGCAGACGCCTCTGCGTGGCAAGGCTCCTCTCTGGTTTGCAGGGGGGTCTGGCTTTGGCCGCCTCTTCCTTCAcctttactttctccttttccttcttttccctcttcaCTTTTCCCGTTGGTTTTTCctgctttgtctttgtcttttctttctcggCCTACCCACCAGGAGAAAGGAACAAGTGTCAGAGATACCTGTCTAGCCAGGCCTGATCTTAGTCCCTCCCAAGCAAGAGTCCAAAATTACACCAGCACAGGAGCGTTTGGAAAGTCTCTGTGGTGGCTTCGAATCAGCCGTGAGAGATGGAGACTTGGCTCTGTGGTAGCATGTctgtctagcatgcacaatgcACCCTGGAAAGGAAGTAAACTTGGCGCACACACTCATCACACGTACACACCTTGGCTTTCTTCTTAGTGTCCTTCTGCTTTGCGCTCTTGGCCTCTTGTCTCCTCTTGTTTCTGGCCTGTAAACCATAAGGGAAGTCATTTCTCCCCAAACTCTGAAAGCACCTCTGCTTGGGCTAGGATTCAAACACAGAAGGGTGCTGGGGAGGAGAGGTGAGAGATGGGATGATGAGGGACTGGCAATGGGTCAATTCTCTCACCCTAGAGATAGATGCCCTATTTTTCTTGAACAAGCCCGTTTTTCTAAATCAAGCCCAAACAATTCCATTTTATGAAGGTGCACTGCTACACTGAGGAGGAAACGGAGATGGAAGAAAACGCGAAGCTGCCCATAGAAAACGTTTGCGCACGGCTGTCCTCCTCACCTGCCCTTGGACAGGAGTCTGACTCTCTCCCCGAGGTACCTTCTGCCTCatcttctttttgcttttactCGTCTGTGCTTTATCCTCCTCACTCGGTGTTTCTGTGAGGCAGAAAGGAAACGGGGAGAAGTGAGTGTGGAAACCGAGCGTGGCATCCATGGCAGCCATGCCTCCTACAAAGCTGGCTTCTCATACAGCTTCATGAACAAATACTGTTttgctgttggtttgttttttcagtagacaaaataaagcatttaagaGAAAGGGGTCAGAGAGGCACCTGCTCAGGTAGCTGTACAATGCACTCACACAGCATTAGCAGCCCAGAAGCCACAGGCTGACTCCAGCTGATGGAAGAGGCTACCAATGCAGAGTGAGTGCCTTTATAATCTCCTTCCCGGCCTATGGAGCAAGCATAGTAACGCTCAGACTGATGCACACAGCCTGGTTTTAGTGCAAGGAGAGCTGAGAATGGAAACAAGAACCTAAACTGTCAGCGAAGAGGGTATTGGTTTGTAACACTGGCAACCCAGACTCCTCTAACTGTCATAGCCAGTGTTTACACTCAGCTTTCAGAGCTCACTCCACTAACAGAttcaaataaaagtataaatcTGCAAATAACTCATTTCTAATTGATATTCTGACCCAACAGTACCAATTCTTTCATTTCTGATATAGAAGCATCATGATACATTTTTTATGGCAAGCTTCTAAAGTACTTTGGGCAAATAAGTCGCTTAAAGCTTTTATTAAAATGAGAcagtgggctagagagatggcttcgtGGTTAGGCACtcttaatgctcttgcagaggacctgggttcagttcccagcactcacatgacagctcacaaccatctataattctagttctagaggatctgacacccccttatgaccttcacaggcaccaggcacacatgcatgaagTGCCTATGTGTaaaacacctgcacacataagATAAACCtttttgaaaaaatgaaatacactGAGTTTGGGGTTTTAACTCTGATAGAGTACTTGATAGACAAGTGCAAAGGCCTAGGATTGACCTCTAGCATAGAGGGGAAAAAGATATAGACAGATAGCAGAGCAGGAACTCTGAATGGAATTAACAAGACTATTCCATATTCTGCACACCGTACATGTAATACTTACTTAGATAAATACAATGCTTACTTAGAAAATTAGACATTtttgctgggcagtagtggtgatgcctttattcccagcactgaggaggcagaagcaggtggatctctgaatccaagaccagcctggtctacagagctagtttcaggacagtcagagctacacagagaaactgtgtcttgaaaaacaaaacaaaacaaccccgtCCCctcaaaaaagtgaaaacaaaaaaaacacagacattttCCTATTTACCTATCTGACTAAAACAGTGTACCAATTATCTTTTGTATTCAGGATGAACTGCAATCTCTACACAAAAACCTTGGAAATTGTATGAATGCAATCAATACAAGCAAGGAGCTGGAAGATGGACAGGAAAAGCATGGAAGTCTTCTCCTTTGGCCTTTACGGGGACAGCCCCAGGCTTTACTAGTAAAAGCAACTCAAAGGAAGAaattatctggaaaaaaaatgtagcaagAAGCTGGGATTCTGATCATGCTTTCCAAGGGAAGAACAGATTTAGATTCATCTTTCCAGATGTCAGTCCCTCCTGGGAAATCCAGGTACCAACTGCAATTCAGCAACCTTTCAGATACCTTGTGGAGGGAGAATACCTGAGCTACAAATAACACTGTACCTTGGGGTTCCAGTTTCTTTGGAGGTCGGT from Peromyscus maniculatus bairdii isolate BWxNUB_F1_BW_parent chromosome 18, HU_Pman_BW_mat_3.1, whole genome shotgun sequence carries:
- the Baz2a gene encoding bromodomain adjacent to zinc finger domain protein 2A isoform X2; protein product: MEANDHFNLTGLPPAPAASGLKPSPSSGEGLYTNGSPMNFPQQGKSLNGDVNVNGLSTVSHTTTSGILNSAPHSSSTSHLHHPNVAYDCLWNYSQYPPANAGNNLKDPPLLSQFPGGQYPLNGILGGSRQPSSPSHNTNLRAGSQEFWANGTQSPMGLNFDSQELYDSFPDQNFEVMPNGPPSFFTSPQTSPMLGSSIQTFAPSQDVGNGVRPDEAAEKELASVVAENGTGLVGSLELEEEQPELKMCGYNGSVSSVESLHQEVSVLVPDPTVSCLDDPSHLPDRLEDTPILSEDSLEPFDPLAPEPVSGGLYGIDDTELMGAGDKLPLEVSPGISALDCPSLGNAAAFSLLADDSQTPASLFVSPTSPPVLGESVLQDNGFDLNNGSDSEQEEMEPESADFPPPLTEPPAPDQLPAIELHPAASPAASSLVPAAVFPAVSPAPSPPLPAASLEAALAAPGTSPQACPAPSPVATFQTVSQANEDVSSVPEASADLEEATGEAVTISGSSDVLKRRIATPEEVRLPLRHGWRREVRIKKGCHRWQGETWYYGPCGKRMKQFPEVIKYLSRNVVHSVRREHFSFSPRMPVGDFFEERDTPEGLQWVQLSPEEIPSRIQAITGKRGRPRNNEKAKNKEVPKVKRGRGRPPKVKISELLTKTDNRPPKKLEPQETPSEEDKAQTSKSKKKMRQKVPRGESQTPVQGQARNKRRQEAKSAKQKDTKKKAKAEKEKTKTKQEKPTGKVKREKKEKEKVKVKEEAAKARPPCKPERSLATQRRLQERQRQQAILEEMKKPTEDMCLADHQPLPDFTRIPGLTLSSRAFSDCLTIVEFLHSFGKVLGFDLTKDVPSLGVLQEGLLCQGDSLGRVQDLLVQLLRAALRDPGLPAYCQSLKILGEKVSEIPLTRDNVSEILRCFLMAYRVEPALCDSLRTQPFQAQPPQQKAAALAFLVHELNGSTVVINEIDKTLENMSSYRKNKWIVEGRLRRLKTALAKRTGRPEVMMEGLEEGLGRRRSSRIMEEASGIEEEEEEETRAAVHGRRARRDGEIDVAASSIPELERQIEKLSKRQLFFRKKLLHSSQMLRAVSLGQDRYRRHYWVLPCLAGIFVEGSEGSSGSEEGIKQEAGNLTEAVPSTPCSAPDSGKRELTGSNTSASPARARGRPRKSKPGSMQPRHPKSALRDHDSEQPQPQVQPEPQSHLQLQASIQPHLQSHPPSNNGFLEPEGSPLSLGQSQHDLSQSAFLSWLSQTQNHSSLLSSSVLTPDSSPGKGDSAASQSLGEPDPDEPEPCPAPQGPWFSFSAQIPCDAAPTPPPAVSEDQPAPSLQLPASSKPMNTPGAANPCSPGQFSSTHLPGGGSKRPSGDSEEMPQSPTGLGQPKRRGRPPSKFFKQVEQHYLTQLTAQPIPPGERAWLGWEMCSGWWWIRDPETLDVILKALHPRGIREKALHKHLSKHKDFLQEVCVQPLTDPIFEPSQLPASEEGLKSWCPKEKTYETDLAVLQWVEELEQRVVLSDLQIRGWTCPGPDSTREDLAYCEHLPDSPEEIPWRGRGRDGVVPQRQNTNPLDLAVMRLAALEQNVERRYLREPLWAAQEVVVEKALLSTPDGAPDGTTTEISYEITPRVRVWRQTLERCRSAAQVCLCMGQLERSIAWEKSVNKVTCLVCRKGDNDEFLLLCDGCDRGCHIYCHRPKMEAVPEGDWFCTVCLAQVEEEFSQRPGFPKRGQKRKSSFPLNFPEGDSRRRRVLSRSRESPAVSRCPEDGLSPSKRRRLSMRSHHSDLTFCEIILMEMESHDAAWPFLEPVNPRLVSGYRRVIKNPMDFSTMRERLLRGGYTSSEEFAADALLVFDNCQTFNEDDSEVGKAGHIMRRFFESRWEEFYQGKQANL
- the Baz2a gene encoding bromodomain adjacent to zinc finger domain protein 2A isoform X5 is translated as MEANDHFNLTGLPPAPAASGLKPSPSSGEGLYTNGSPMNFPQQGKSLNGDVNVNGLSTVSHTTTSGILNSAPHSSSTSHLHHPNVAYDCLWNYSQYPPANAGNNLKDPPLLSQFPGGQYPLNGILGGSRQPSSPSHNTNLRAGSQEFWANGTQSPMGLNFDSQELYDSFPDQNFEDVGNGVRPDEAAEKELASVVAENGTGLVGSLELEEEQPELKMCGYNGSVSSVESLHQEVSVLVPDPTVSCLDDPSHLPDRLEDTPILSEDSLEPFDPLAPEPVSGGLYGIDDTELMGAGDKLPLEVSPGISALDCPSLGNAAAFSLLADDSQTPASLFVSPTSPPVLGESVLQDNGFDLNNGSDSEQEEMEPESADFPPPLTEPPAPDQLPAIELHPAASPAASSLVPAAVFPAVSPAPSPPLPAASLEAALAAPGTSPQACPAPSPVATFQTVSQANEDVSSVPEASADLEEATGEAVTISGSSDVLKRRIATPEEVRLPLRHGWRREVRIKKGCHRWQGETWYYGPCGKRMKQFPEVIKYLSRNVVHSVRREHFSFSPRMPVGDFFEERDTPEGLQWVQLSPEEIPSRIQAITGKRGRPRNNEKAKNKEVPKVKRGRGRPPKVKISELLTKTDNRPPKKLEPQETPSEEDKAQTSKSKKKMRQKVPRGESQTPVQGQARNKRRQEAKSAKQKDTKKKAKAEKEKTKTKQEKPTGKVKREKKEKEKVKVKEEAAKARPPCKPERSLATQRRLQERQRQQAILEEMKKPTEDMCLADHQPLPDFTRIPGLTLSSRAFSDCLTIVEFLHSFGKVLGFDLTKDVPSLGVLQEGLLCQGDSLGRVQDLLVQLLRAALRDPGLPAYCQSLKILGEKVSEIPLTRDNVSEILRCFLMAYRVEPALCDSLRTQPFQAQPPQQKAAALAFLVHELNGSTVVINEIDKTLENMSSYRKNKWIVEGRLRRLKTALAKRTGRPEVMMEGLEEGLGRRRSSRIMEEASGIEEEEEEETRAAVHGRRARRDGEIDVAASSIPELERQIEKLSKRQLFFRKKLLHSSQMLRAVSLGQDRYRRHYWVLPCLAGIFVEGSEGSSGSEEGIKQEAGNLTEAVPSTPCSAPDSGKRELTGSNTSASPARARGRPRKSKPGSMQPRHPKSALRDHDSEQPQPQVQPEPQSHLQLQASIQPHLQSHPPSNNGFLEPEGSPLSLGQSQHDLSQSAFLSWLSQTQNHSSLLSSSVLTPDSSPGKGDSAASQSLGEPDPDEPEPCPAPQGPWFSFSAQIPCDAAPTPPPAVSEDQPAPSLQLPASSKPMNTPGAANPCSPGQFSSTHLPGGGSKRPSGDSEEMPQSPTGLGQPKRRGRPPSKFFKQVEQHYLTQLTAQPIPPGERAWLGWEMCSGWWWIRDPETLDVILKALHPRGIREKALHKHLSKHKDFLQEVCVQPLTDPIFEPSQLPASEEGLKSWCPKEKTYETDLAVLQWVEELEQRVVLSDLQIRGWTCPGPDSTREDLAYCEHLPDSPEEIPWRGRGRDGVVPQRQNTNPLDLAVMRLAALEQNVERRYLREPLWAAQEVVVEKALLSTPDGAPDGTTTEISYEITPRVRVWRQTLERCRSAAQVCLCMGQLERSIAWEKSVNKVTCLVCRKGDNDEFLLLCDGCDRGCHIYCHRPKMEAVPEGDWFCTVCLAQQVEEEFSQRPGFPKRGQKRKSSFPLNFPEGDSRRRRVLSRSRESPAVSRCPEDGLSPSKRRRLSMRSHHSDLTFCEIILMEMESHDAAWPFLEPVNPRLVSGYRRVIKNPMDFSTMRERLLRGGYTSSEEFAADALLVFDNCQTFNEDDSEVGKAGHIMRRFFESRWEEFYQGKQANL